Proteins encoded within one genomic window of Oncorhynchus masou masou isolate Uvic2021 chromosome 1, UVic_Omas_1.1, whole genome shotgun sequence:
- the sfrp1a gene encoding secreted frizzled-related protein 1a, translating into MRSIEPLCRWRIIPLALTMALVSVSKASEYEYLSWKSDMYNGGRSYGKPPQCVDIPEDLRLCHNVGYNQMLLPNLLEHETMAEVKQQAGSWVPLVHKSCHPGTQVFLCSLFAPVCLERPIYPCRWLCEAVRDGCTPIMESFGFPWPEMLTCDKFPQDEVCIAMTAPNATEATKPTGYSPICPPCDNEMKTDIILEHMCASEFAIKTKIKEVRREGMDRKVILQKRKKPLKLGHLKKKDLKNLVLYLKNGADCPCQQLDNLGNTYLIMGRKVDKQFLLTGIHKWDKSSKEFKKAIKKLKTHKCPAFENVFK; encoded by the exons ATGAGGTCCATTGAACCATTGTGCCGTTGGAGAATCATCCCTCTGGCTTTGACCATGGCACTGGTGTCTGTGAGCAAAGCCTCTGAGTATGAATACCTGAGCTGGAAATCGGACATGTACAATGGTGGCCGCAGCTATGGCAAGCCTCCTCAGTGTGTGGATATCCCAGAGGACCTGAGGCTGTGTCACAATGTGGGCTACAACCAGATGCTGCTGCCTAACCTACTGGAGCATGAGACTATGGCTGAGGTGAAGCAGCAGGCGGGCAGCTGGGTGCCCCTGGTGCATAAGAGCTGCCACCCGGGTACCCAggtgttcctctgctccctgtttGCCCCAGTGTGCCTGGAGCGCCCCATATACCCCTGCCGCTGGCTGTGTGAGGCTGTACGGGACGGCTGCACCCCTATCATGGAGTCGTTCGGCTTCCCCTGGCCTGAGATGCTCACCTGTGACAAGTTTCCTCAGGACGAAGTATGCATTGCCATGACTGCACCCAATGCCACTGAAGCCACAAAACCCACAG gTTACTCTCCCATCTGTCCCCCATGTGACAACGAAATGAAAACAGACATCATTCTAGAGCACATGTGTGCCAGCGAGTTTG CCATCAAGACCAAGATCAAGGAGGTGAGACGGGAAGGAATGGACCGCAAGGTGATTCTGCAGAAAAGGAAGAAGCCGTTGAAACTGGGCCACCTGAAGAAGAAAGACCTAAAGAATCTGGTTCTGTACCTGAAGAACGGAGCCGACTGCCCCTGCCAGCAGCTGGACAACCTGGGCAACACCTACCTGATCATGGGCCGCAAGGTGGACAAGCAGTTCCTCCTGACGGGCATCCACAAGTGGGACAAGTCCAGCAAAGAGTTCAAAAAGGCCATCAAGAAACTCAAGACCCACAAGTGTCCAGCTTTCGAGAATGTCTTCAAATAA